A genome region from Maridesulfovibrio salexigens DSM 2638 includes the following:
- a CDS encoding GNAT family N-acetyltransferase produces MALEEVASVETQEVAIASGLTPDEVEQVLSMAAASGLFSSSEMTSAESMAWDSAYGNGSEPDTFLKATINKAGQDQVIGFICFGPIPYWPGNYEMYAIAVDPDFQRLGIGSALIAEMNRLIDYENGQCIFLETKTDRAFENARLFCEANNFIPEHRHIKQFIPEGGGIVYRYDMGSDADELN; encoded by the coding sequence ATGGCTCTAGAGGAAGTTGCATCTGTCGAAACGCAAGAGGTTGCAATCGCATCGGGACTTACCCCGGATGAGGTTGAACAAGTTTTAAGCATGGCAGCGGCCAGTGGACTTTTTTCGTCCTCAGAAATGACCTCTGCTGAATCCATGGCATGGGACAGTGCCTATGGAAACGGCAGTGAACCTGACACGTTTCTAAAGGCAACCATAAATAAAGCCGGACAGGATCAGGTTATCGGTTTTATCTGTTTCGGGCCCATTCCATACTGGCCGGGAAATTACGAGATGTATGCAATTGCCGTCGACCCTGACTTCCAGAGACTGGGAATCGGTTCTGCTCTGATCGCAGAGATGAACAGACTGATTGATTACGAGAACGGGCAATGCATCTTTTTAGAAACAAAAACAGACCGTGCCTTTGAAAATGCACGTCTCTTTTGTGAAGCTAATAATTTCATTCCGGAGCACCGTCATATCAAACAATTCATCCCGGAAGGCGGTGGAATTGTTTACAGATATGATATGGGTTCAGACGCTGACGAGCTTAACTAG
- the potA gene encoding spermidine/putrescine ABC transporter ATP-binding protein PotA gives MANKVIKISDISKSYDGDIAVKKLSLSVDDGEFLTLLGPSGCGKTTMLRLLGGFEECDGGEIFLDGKPMTGIEPENRPVNTVFQSYALFPHMSVYDNVAFGLKIAGIPASEIAGEVKKALKLVRLDEMGQRMPGELSGGQQQRVAIARAIVNKPRVLLLDEPMSALDYRLRKEMQKELKELQRTLGITFILVTHDQEEAFTMSDRVVVMNKGCIEQIGTPREIYEDPSNLYVARFVGEINILDGIITGKNGCSFNAEVEGVPVSVKSKRDFSEGDKVHVLLRPEDFRVEVMHEVKDDPELAEKFAKALLKGTVEHTYYKGATYDLDITLDDGKKILVSEFFDEDAETLYFHAGDRVAVGWFEGWEVVLPHEG, from the coding sequence TTGGCGAACAAGGTTATTAAGATATCCGACATATCTAAATCATATGACGGGGACATTGCCGTAAAAAAGCTGTCCCTGTCAGTTGACGATGGTGAATTCCTCACTCTGCTGGGACCATCCGGTTGCGGCAAGACAACTATGTTGCGTCTTCTGGGCGGCTTCGAAGAATGCGACGGTGGCGAGATATTTCTGGACGGCAAGCCCATGACCGGCATTGAGCCGGAGAACCGTCCGGTAAATACCGTTTTTCAGAGCTATGCCCTCTTCCCGCACATGTCCGTATACGACAATGTTGCCTTCGGCCTTAAAATAGCAGGTATTCCTGCATCCGAAATTGCCGGCGAAGTAAAAAAAGCACTCAAGCTGGTTCGTCTCGATGAAATGGGACAACGCATGCCTGGAGAACTTTCCGGCGGCCAGCAGCAGCGCGTTGCCATCGCCCGTGCCATTGTCAACAAACCCCGCGTACTGCTGCTGGACGAACCCATGTCCGCACTTGATTACCGCCTGCGCAAGGAAATGCAGAAGGAACTAAAGGAGCTTCAACGCACCCTCGGCATTACTTTTATTCTTGTCACCCATGATCAGGAAGAAGCATTCACCATGTCTGACCGTGTGGTGGTAATGAACAAAGGATGCATTGAGCAGATAGGCACGCCTCGCGAAATTTACGAAGATCCCTCCAACCTCTACGTGGCCCGCTTTGTAGGGGAAATCAATATACTCGATGGCATCATCACCGGAAAAAACGGATGCAGCTTCAACGCCGAAGTTGAAGGAGTTCCGGTCAGCGTCAAATCAAAAAGGGATTTCTCTGAAGGTGATAAAGTGCACGTTCTGCTCAGGCCTGAAGATTTCCGGGTTGAGGTAATGCACGAAGTAAAAGATGACCCGGAACTGGCTGAAAAATTTGCCAAAGCACTCCTAAAAGGAACCGTTGAGCATACCTACTACAAAGGTGCAACATACGATCTGGACATCACTCTTGATGACGGAAAGAAAATTCTGGTTTCGGAATTCTTTGATGAAGATGCCGAGACCCTCTACTTCCACGCCGGAGACCGCGTAGCAGTCGGCTGGTTCGAAGGCTGGGAGGTGGTCCTGCCCCATGAAGGATAG
- the potC gene encoding spermidine/putrescine ABC transporter permease PotC, producing the protein MNKFIKSLYVGLVYTFLYLPLAVMAVYSFNASKYSLSWKGFTLKWYGKLLANTTLIDAALRSMTIALISATIACLIGTLAAFMLHQYRFKGRGAVFGSVFVMMMSPDIVIGISLLVLFMGAGFTLGFWTLLMGHVTLCVPFVTATVYSRFKGFDRTVVEAARDLGANEYLVFKKVIVPMALPGLMAGWLLSFTLSLDDVIISFFTTGPTYEVLPLRIYSMVRLGIKPDVNALSVVMIGITVIAVILSRRLLKEKK; encoded by the coding sequence ATGAACAAATTCATCAAGTCTCTGTATGTCGGGCTGGTTTACACATTCCTTTACCTGCCTTTGGCGGTAATGGCGGTATACTCTTTCAATGCGTCCAAATACTCGCTTTCATGGAAGGGTTTCACTCTGAAATGGTATGGCAAACTGCTCGCCAATACCACATTGATTGATGCTGCATTGCGCTCAATGACCATTGCACTGATCTCGGCCACAATCGCCTGCCTGATCGGTACACTTGCAGCTTTCATGCTGCACCAATACCGCTTCAAAGGACGCGGGGCCGTTTTCGGAAGTGTATTTGTCATGATGATGTCCCCTGACATTGTTATCGGGATTTCACTGCTGGTGCTGTTCATGGGAGCGGGCTTTACTCTCGGATTCTGGACGCTGCTCATGGGACACGTGACCCTATGCGTTCCGTTCGTCACCGCCACTGTGTATTCCCGGTTCAAGGGATTCGACAGGACCGTGGTAGAGGCTGCGCGTGATCTGGGGGCAAATGAATATCTGGTATTCAAAAAGGTTATCGTCCCCATGGCCCTGCCCGGCCTGATGGCCGGATGGCTGCTGAGCTTCACACTCTCACTGGATGACGTAATCATCAGTTTTTTCACAACAGGGCCTACTTACGAAGTTTTGCCCCTGCGAATATATTCCATGGTCCGTTTAGGAATTAAACCTGATGTCAACGCACTCAGCGTAGTGATGATCGGGATAACTGTTATCGCCGTCATTTTATCACGGCGTCTGCTCAAGGAGAAAAAATAA
- a CDS encoding extracellular solute-binding protein encodes MKKILLALAMVLFYCVPTYAGSGELYLYIWSEYIPDEVVENFTKETGIKVHMSNYDSNEAMYTKVKLAGEGYDLIVPSSDYVSLMRRQGLLLPLDKKQLSNFAYLAPKFTNQSFDPENTYSIPYMWGSTSIAVNTALLGNDTVNSIADLWKPELKGKLLLPNEPREVFALALKLLGYPLNETDPAHIEEAYQKLKTLIPSVRVFDSDSPKQALLAGEIAVGVVFNGEAFIANQENPDIKYVYPPEGYNLWVDSLCIPKGAKNVEEAHAFLNYLLRPDVATIISTEMGYSTPNDAAMKLIPKEVRNNPIVYPSNEVIERGEFQDYLGDSMKLYDEYWVKLKTD; translated from the coding sequence ATGAAAAAGATACTGCTGGCGCTTGCCATGGTTCTGTTCTACTGCGTGCCCACCTATGCCGGAAGCGGTGAACTCTATCTCTACATCTGGTCCGAATATATACCCGATGAAGTTGTGGAGAACTTCACCAAAGAAACCGGTATCAAGGTCCATATGTCCAACTACGACAGCAACGAAGCCATGTACACCAAGGTGAAACTGGCCGGAGAAGGGTACGACCTTATTGTTCCCTCCTCTGACTATGTCAGCCTTATGCGCCGTCAGGGTCTGCTGCTGCCGCTGGACAAAAAACAGTTAAGCAACTTCGCATATCTTGCCCCCAAGTTCACCAACCAGTCATTTGACCCGGAGAACACATACTCTATCCCGTATATGTGGGGTTCAACATCTATTGCAGTGAACACCGCCCTGCTCGGCAACGACACAGTAAACTCCATCGCAGATCTCTGGAAACCCGAACTTAAAGGCAAGCTGCTTCTGCCAAACGAACCGCGTGAAGTATTTGCACTTGCTCTCAAACTGCTCGGATATCCTTTGAACGAAACCGATCCTGCGCACATTGAGGAAGCCTACCAGAAACTGAAAACTCTGATCCCGAGTGTTCGTGTTTTTGATTCCGACTCCCCCAAACAGGCTCTGCTCGCCGGGGAAATTGCAGTAGGTGTAGTATTTAACGGAGAAGCATTTATTGCCAATCAGGAAAATCCCGACATCAAGTACGTATATCCTCCTGAAGGATACAACCTCTGGGTTGATTCCCTGTGTATTCCTAAGGGAGCCAAAAATGTTGAAGAAGCGCACGCTTTCCTCAACTACCTGCTGCGCCCTGATGTAGCTACTATAATCTCTACTGAAATGGGCTACTCTACCCCTAACGATGCAGCCATGAAACTTATCCCGAAAGAAGTGCGTAACAACCCCATCGTTTACCCTTCTAATGAAGTTATCGAACGCGGAGAGTTTCAGGATTATTTAGGCGACTCTATGAAATTGTACGATGAATACTGGGTTAAGTTGAAAACCGACTAA
- a CDS encoding YkgJ family cysteine cluster protein, whose translation MASRQKTRQKKSRKRKAIPNAAIKNKHASNTLSQHESVALRTAEKRRKDFVERLSIDTARSGIQPLYELMQESYSLFDSMLDDITLDPPLACKRGCIYCCINQVSLTEPEALYLGFHLLETRSPSELQNLKDRTQTLLTELKGKSREEIGMERHLHPCLFMEGETCSIYTARPFVCRGWNSVNAEMCKHSNQSGDALAPIENHPLPRIIADSIQIGLLNGAKETSLETGYLLLPRAVYLLLENGVENITELTENWLKGEAFFARGISI comes from the coding sequence ATGGCTTCCAGACAAAAAACTCGGCAGAAGAAATCCAGAAAAAGAAAAGCAATACCCAATGCTGCCATTAAGAATAAACACGCATCAAACACACTATCGCAACACGAATCAGTTGCCTTAAGAACAGCGGAAAAAAGACGCAAAGATTTTGTAGAAAGGCTTTCCATAGATACAGCACGCAGCGGAATCCAACCGCTTTACGAGCTTATGCAGGAATCATATTCGCTTTTTGATTCCATGCTGGATGATATAACTTTGGACCCGCCACTGGCATGTAAAAGAGGTTGTATTTATTGCTGCATCAATCAGGTTTCTTTGACAGAGCCCGAAGCGCTGTATCTTGGTTTTCATCTTCTTGAAACCCGCAGCCCAAGTGAGCTCCAAAACTTAAAAGACAGAACACAAACCCTGCTCACAGAATTGAAAGGTAAAAGTCGTGAGGAAATCGGGATGGAAAGACATCTTCATCCCTGCCTGTTCATGGAAGGAGAAACGTGTTCGATTTATACAGCCCGACCTTTCGTTTGCCGAGGTTGGAACTCAGTTAATGCTGAGATGTGCAAACACAGCAACCAGTCCGGGGATGCACTGGCGCCAATCGAAAACCACCCTTTGCCCAGAATCATTGCTGACAGCATTCAAATAGGACTTCTAAACGGCGCAAAAGAAACCAGCCTCGAAACTGGCTACCTGCTTTTGCCCAGAGCCGTATACTTATTATTGGAAAACGGAGTTGAAAATATTACTGAATTGACTGAAAACTGGCTGAAAGGCGAAGCTTTTTTCGCAAGAGGCATAAGCATCTAA
- a CDS encoding AAA family ATPase — MGAATLYIFSGLPGSGKSTLAQGLSTEFNCAYLRIDTIEQAMRDLCNFKVEGEGYRLAYRIASDNLKCGVSVVSDSCNPIELTRTEWQKVAISAGARFINIEVICSDKAEHKKRVEKRTSTVAGLKLPKWEQVEQREYHAWKANRIVVDTAGKTEKTSIQELISSISKWNKQI; from the coding sequence ATGGGCGCAGCAACTTTATACATATTCTCCGGCTTGCCGGGATCAGGTAAAAGCACTCTGGCTCAAGGTTTAAGTACCGAATTCAACTGTGCCTATCTCAGGATAGATACGATTGAACAAGCAATGCGCGACCTCTGCAACTTCAAAGTGGAAGGCGAAGGGTATCGCCTTGCTTATCGAATAGCTTCAGACAACCTTAAATGCGGCGTCAGCGTGGTTTCCGATTCCTGCAACCCGATTGAATTAACCCGCACGGAATGGCAGAAAGTCGCCATAAGTGCAGGAGCAAGGTTTATTAATATTGAAGTCATTTGTTCTGACAAGGCAGAGCATAAAAAACGTGTTGAAAAAAGGACTTCAACCGTAGCAGGATTAAAACTGCCTAAATGGGAACAGGTAGAGCAACGAGAATATCACGCTTGGAAAGCGAACAGGATTGTGGTGGACACTGCGGGTAAAACCGAAAAAACAAGCATTCAGGAGCTGATCTCCTCAATCTCAAAATGGAACAAACAGATTTAA
- the potB gene encoding spermidine/putrescine ABC transporter permease PotB, whose product MKDRRLFKRFIIGGVLGWITLFGILPTVMLLGVSFMTRHTDDLIAPVFSLESYFRLFEPALGTMLVQSLLMAGTATFLCLLIGYPFAYIAARASKETSRLMLMLVMIPFWTNTLIRTYAMVAVLKADGILNKTLMFLGLIDAPIKIMYTQSAVFIGLVYTLLPFMILPLYAAIEKLDQRLLESARDLGAGRWLAFRKITIPLTMPGIVSGCMLVFLPALGMFYIPDVLGGARTMLLGNYIRDQFLTARDLPMGSAASIAMTLMMGLMLALYYRSMRRSGRRLKI is encoded by the coding sequence ATGAAGGATAGACGCTTATTCAAACGTTTTATCATCGGGGGAGTTCTGGGCTGGATTACATTATTCGGGATTCTGCCCACTGTGATGCTTCTGGGTGTGAGCTTCATGACCCGCCACACTGATGACCTCATTGCTCCGGTTTTTTCATTGGAAAGCTATTTTCGGCTTTTCGAACCGGCACTGGGAACCATGCTGGTACAATCATTACTGATGGCAGGAACAGCGACATTTTTATGCCTGCTCATCGGCTACCCTTTTGCATACATTGCAGCCCGAGCAAGCAAAGAGACATCCCGGCTGATGCTTATGCTGGTCATGATCCCGTTTTGGACCAACACCCTGATCAGGACCTATGCCATGGTTGCTGTTCTGAAGGCTGACGGCATCCTGAATAAAACACTTATGTTTCTGGGCCTGATAGATGCACCAATAAAGATTATGTACACTCAGTCCGCCGTTTTTATCGGGCTGGTCTACACCCTGCTTCCGTTTATGATTCTGCCGCTCTATGCTGCTATCGAAAAACTCGACCAGCGTTTACTGGAATCGGCAAGAGACCTGGGGGCAGGAAGATGGCTCGCATTCAGGAAGATCACCATACCGCTGACCATGCCGGGAATCGTATCCGGATGCATGCTGGTATTTCTTCCGGCTCTTGGAATGTTCTATATCCCCGATGTCCTCGGCGGAGCGAGAACAATGCTGCTTGGTAACTACATCCGTGACCAGTTCCTTACCGCAAGGGATCTGCCCATGGGATCAGCGGCATCCATTGCCATGACCCTGATGATGGGGCTTATGCTGGCCTTGTATTATCGCAGTATGCGCCGCTCCGGAAGGAGACTCAAGATATGA
- a CDS encoding acyltransferase family protein, whose translation MSGDCVIDQSNRSLKFFLLGKENLEFLSLVPLYIVLFNSKWFFIHIKGIHSSYTVLMGLALCIDYSLLFGGMYVDYNPEYINLFSSFLCQVGIPAVVKISVFRELKLGIIRLLLAIAVCNSHFELTSLPMVDGHEAVLTFFAVSGFYMAMILEERKESPGCFYKSRILSLYPMFLFAVGVSAAILFFLDAHPLISRAQVVEILSNPSGFFIVLWTSVCVVGQELLFSLGGGEGGSLHFISGDMPSIYNHVFLVQAWSLSLEIVFYSLAPFLVRLNSKILLGLSFVSLLFRVFIVLTPLSDQSFFLRFFPADFWLFGFGIISYRFYRGLSKKVSIVDYLAFISLIALVMIAGGVSNTYVPFFLPMGAIVLQPFIFRAFQSLVLDCVVGKVTYPFYLLHYAVIGLFEEYADDPLGWHIFAVSMAAALVAFLIFSPGIGVLRSKVRRRASGNPILGTA comes from the coding sequence TTGAGTGGTGATTGTGTAATTGATCAATCAAACAGGTCTTTGAAGTTCTTTTTATTAGGAAAAGAGAATTTAGAGTTCTTGTCGCTCGTCCCTTTATATATAGTGCTATTCAACAGTAAATGGTTCTTTATTCATATAAAAGGAATTCATAGTTCCTATACTGTTTTGATGGGTTTGGCATTATGTATTGATTACAGCCTGTTATTTGGTGGCATGTATGTTGATTACAACCCGGAGTACATAAATCTTTTCTCTTCCTTTTTATGTCAGGTTGGCATTCCTGCTGTTGTGAAGATTTCAGTATTCCGGGAGTTGAAGTTGGGAATAATCAGGTTGTTACTTGCCATTGCTGTATGCAATTCTCATTTTGAGTTGACCTCACTTCCGATGGTCGATGGGCATGAGGCTGTGCTGACCTTTTTTGCAGTGTCAGGCTTTTACATGGCTATGATTCTGGAAGAGAGGAAAGAGAGTCCCGGGTGTTTCTATAAGAGCCGTATACTGTCTCTCTATCCCATGTTTTTATTTGCAGTAGGGGTTAGTGCGGCAATTCTGTTCTTTCTCGATGCACATCCGCTGATAAGCCGTGCCCAGGTGGTTGAAATATTGAGTAATCCATCAGGTTTTTTTATTGTTCTTTGGACTTCTGTGTGCGTGGTGGGGCAGGAATTGCTGTTCAGTCTAGGGGGCGGCGAGGGCGGTTCGTTACATTTTATAAGCGGGGATATGCCTAGTATATATAACCATGTTTTTCTGGTGCAGGCATGGTCCCTTTCGCTTGAAATAGTCTTCTATTCGCTGGCGCCGTTTCTTGTACGATTAAACTCCAAAATCCTGCTTGGCTTGAGCTTCGTAAGTCTATTATTTCGAGTATTTATTGTTTTAACCCCGCTTTCAGATCAAAGTTTTTTCCTGCGTTTTTTTCCTGCTGATTTCTGGCTGTTCGGATTTGGTATTATTTCTTACAGGTTTTATCGCGGTCTTTCGAAAAAAGTATCTATCGTCGATTATCTGGCATTCATATCTTTAATTGCGTTGGTAATGATCGCCGGTGGAGTCAGCAACACTTATGTCCCGTTCTTCCTTCCCATGGGAGCCATAGTACTGCAGCCTTTCATTTTCCGGGCTTTTCAGTCTCTTGTGCTGGACTGTGTGGTGGGTAAAGTCACCTATCCGTTTTATCTACTGCACTATGCCGTGATAGGACTTTTTGAAGAGTATGCTGATGATCCTCTAGGGTGGCACATTTTTGCAGTTTCAATGGCTGCGGCTTTGGTTGCCTTTTTAATATTCAGTCCCGGTATAGGTGTTTTGAGATCTAAAGTGAGGAGGCGGGCTTCCGGTAATCCCATTCTTGGTACTGCATGA
- a CDS encoding protein-disulfide reductase DsbD family protein: MSFISTFALICPQTVLSAQNQNPNLDTKWKLYSLSKDDQKQVGLKTNILVGLMLEPKNGWYTYSNNPGKLGQPTTLKVTLTPDNTVLPAIYLPGKLKDDPFNKGKKVSTYSEPTPILVPVPPALKSFTLKAKLSLLMCSKTACQPFRTDLSFFGMSVSPDKLPQASLQPWWPEFVEMRKGAKTIKISLKNIAAKVEGKNAERAAKSQPQKTAPPVASEEGNSAEAAFSFDSLTPRSFTPGLEVTDLTTAILFGLLAGFLLNFMPCVLPVISLKLSTLLAGAGHESPEEQKRGFREHNIFFALGIMLYFGVLSGILGMTGMAWGQIFQKPPVVIGLTGVVFALSLSLFGLFNLPIVDLKLGSENSGPRRQALFTGILATLLATPCSGPFLGGVLGWAMVQQHYVISSVFLSVGAGMALPYILMAIFPALATKFPKPGAWTIWIERAAGFFLAGTCIYLFSILPEDMYIPTMIFLWFTAVSAWMWGLSAGADKKSVMYLLRIGALAICIGAGFWAATPQERTAHWVGFEQQDFTARLGREAMLVEFTADWCPSCKVLEQTVLTPANLNRWQEKYNLTFIKVDLTAPDKVADKFLRALGSRSIPLAAIFKPGEESSSPTVIRDLYTTGQMDEALSQTLK, from the coding sequence TTGAGTTTCATTTCAACCTTTGCGCTTATTTGTCCGCAAACGGTTCTCAGTGCCCAAAATCAGAATCCCAATCTGGATACAAAATGGAAGCTCTACAGCCTGAGCAAAGATGACCAGAAACAAGTCGGACTGAAAACCAATATTTTAGTTGGCTTGATGCTTGAACCTAAAAACGGATGGTACACATACTCCAACAACCCGGGCAAGCTGGGCCAGCCTACTACCCTGAAAGTAACTCTGACACCGGACAACACCGTCCTTCCAGCTATCTACCTTCCGGGAAAGCTTAAGGATGATCCTTTTAACAAAGGCAAAAAGGTCTCCACATACTCAGAGCCTACCCCTATTCTGGTTCCGGTACCTCCAGCTTTGAAATCATTTACTCTCAAAGCCAAACTATCACTGCTTATGTGTTCAAAGACTGCCTGCCAGCCTTTCAGAACAGATCTTAGCTTCTTCGGCATGTCAGTATCTCCGGATAAACTGCCGCAAGCCAGCCTGCAACCTTGGTGGCCGGAATTCGTAGAGATGCGCAAGGGAGCAAAGACCATCAAGATTTCCCTTAAAAATATAGCTGCCAAAGTTGAAGGAAAAAATGCAGAAAGAGCTGCTAAATCCCAACCGCAAAAGACCGCTCCCCCAGTTGCGAGTGAAGAAGGTAACAGCGCAGAAGCCGCATTCTCCTTCGACTCCCTCACTCCTCGTTCCTTCACTCCGGGCCTTGAGGTAACAGACCTGACCACCGCGATCCTTTTCGGATTGCTGGCTGGATTCCTGCTCAACTTCATGCCCTGCGTACTTCCGGTTATCAGTCTGAAACTCTCCACCCTGCTCGCCGGGGCCGGACACGAAAGTCCGGAAGAACAGAAGCGCGGTTTCCGGGAACACAATATTTTCTTTGCACTGGGCATAATGCTTTACTTTGGAGTCCTCAGCGGCATCCTCGGTATGACTGGCATGGCTTGGGGACAAATTTTTCAGAAGCCTCCAGTGGTCATCGGGTTGACCGGAGTTGTATTCGCGCTCAGCCTGAGTCTCTTCGGGCTGTTTAACCTGCCCATTGTGGACCTCAAGCTTGGCTCGGAAAACAGCGGACCGCGCAGACAGGCCCTGTTTACGGGGATACTTGCCACCCTGCTGGCAACCCCTTGCAGCGGCCCATTTCTCGGCGGAGTGCTGGGCTGGGCTATGGTACAGCAGCATTATGTGATCAGCTCGGTATTCCTGAGCGTTGGCGCGGGCATGGCTTTGCCTTATATTTTAATGGCAATTTTCCCGGCACTGGCGACCAAATTCCCTAAGCCCGGCGCATGGACCATCTGGATTGAACGTGCCGCAGGATTTTTCCTTGCCGGCACATGTATCTACCTGTTCAGCATCCTGCCTGAGGATATGTACATCCCGACCATGATCTTCCTTTGGTTTACCGCCGTTAGCGCATGGATGTGGGGTCTTTCAGCAGGAGCGGACAAGAAATCAGTCATGTACCTGCTGCGTATTGGCGCACTGGCAATCTGCATTGGAGCAGGATTCTGGGCCGCAACCCCGCAAGAGCGCACCGCGCACTGGGTCGGCTTTGAGCAGCAGGATTTCACAGCTCGCTTAGGACGCGAAGCCATGCTGGTAGAATTCACTGCAGACTGGTGCCCATCCTGCAAGGTTTTGGAACAGACCGTACTGACTCCCGCCAACCTCAACCGGTGGCAGGAAAAGTACAACCTGACTTTCATCAAGGTAGACCTCACCGCCCCGGACAAAGTAGCCGACAAGTTCCTGCGTGCGCTGGGCAGCCGCTCCATCCCGCTGGCAGCCATCTTCAAACCCGGTGAGGAGTCATCATCTCCCACGGTTATCCGTGACCTGTACACCACCGGACAGATGGATGAAGCACTTAGCCAGACACTTAAATAA
- a CDS encoding VOC family protein: MHNDSSSHGFFSWNELLTSDLEAAKKFYGDLLGWTFKESKTIYGDTYLTAFKDGRMAAGMMIKPADTPDHIKGCWDPYITADDVEAAAEQVEETGGKVMLPPTKIEGVGRFCVIQDPQGIYLNLITYDQED, encoded by the coding sequence ATGCACAACGATTCATCATCACACGGTTTCTTCAGCTGGAACGAGCTGCTGACAAGCGATCTGGAAGCAGCCAAGAAATTCTATGGCGACCTTCTGGGATGGACATTCAAAGAATCAAAAACCATCTACGGTGACACCTACCTGACCGCCTTCAAAGACGGGCGCATGGCAGCAGGAATGATGATCAAACCTGCAGATACGCCTGACCACATCAAAGGCTGCTGGGACCCGTACATCACCGCTGATGATGTAGAAGCTGCCGCAGAGCAAGTCGAAGAAACAGGCGGCAAGGTTATGCTCCCTCCCACAAAGATTGAAGGGGTCGGACGGTTTTGCGTAATTCAGGACCCGCAGGGGATATACCTGAATCTGATCACTTACGACCAAGAAGATTAA